A window of Ictalurus furcatus strain D&B chromosome 18, Billie_1.0, whole genome shotgun sequence contains these coding sequences:
- the LOC128622425 gene encoding macrophage mannose receptor 1-like, with protein sequence MLQLLLLFGFFSLGVCLPRQYHFINENKTWAEAQRYCRENYDDLASINNTEEELALTNIINIWNNNRTWIGLYDDLNSWKWSLDDDLFFQEGGRSFRNWYIQKPRNWNGDSLCVYLSGYSGVWYEASCSLRLPFLCFDGSVNASERYVLVYQNLNWTEAQRYCRENYTDLISVRNETENQMIRSLLPNIYYYYDGFWIGLYRTRSWSDKSNSSFTNWNPGQPDNYAQNESCTAVSFNSDNYYYYYYYYYPYLYYGKWTDENCGQAFPFLCYSTTLSSSSRQYHFINENMTWTEAQRYCRENYTDLATIDNMEEMNTLLNTVNGSYSGLAWIGLYDDLDSWRWSLDDDAFYQEGERDFRGWDQQPDNNYGQELCVYIRSDGTWFDGNCDRYLPFVCYDGKNGTDDYRWILSYMPWRQAQDYCREHYTDLASVRNQTDNQRILNLTGGNDAWIGLYRTRLWSDKQESTYENWRRDTYIPAQPDNGVYIPWEHGNQHCTAVLFSDSGYWTDENCFATFPFICYNKFCAGSSCFLHHYHFINENKTWTEAQRYCRENYTDLATIDNMEEMNTVLNTINGSYSGLAWIGLYDDLNSWKWSLDENSFYKDGERNFRNWYINKPRNWGGNSMCAYMSNYDGVWREDPCSSTYPFICFDGRVNATERYVLVTQSMNWTEAQSYCREHHTDLLSVRNETENQKIRSILSKMFNSYYYYYYYYYYYYYYYYYYYYAPLWIGLYRTRSWSDKSNSSFSNWKPGQPDNYAQNESCTAVSFNDSGEWTDENCSRAFPFLCYSIMTSTSRQYHFISENMTWTEAQRYCRENYTDLATIDNMEEMNTLLNTVNGSYSGLAWIGLYDDLDSWRWSLDDDAFYQEGERDFREWYHQPDNYFGRELCVSMNYRGEWFDRPCTDRKSFVCYNDTSNTYVWIYNAMTWEEAQSFCRANHTDLASVRNETELQQILNKISYFYSEVWIGLYRNRLWSDQSNSTFTYWRPVIPALTPEPDNGVYSPGQYGNQHCTAVDHSGRWTDENCFTSFPFICYTAFTPGVVTGLQMKVKAEESLLYSEIERIVLMELQQESVRLGLSSNFSVNAIKIRKISP encoded by the exons ATGCTTCAACTGTTGCTACTCTTTG GGTTTTTCAGCCTCGGTGTCTGTCTCCCTCGTCAGTATCACTTCATTAATGAGAATAAGACCTGGGCTGAAGCACAGAGATACTGCAGAGAGAATTATGATGATTTAGCCAGTATTAATAACACTGAAGAGGAACTGGCACTTACTAACATAATAAACATCTGGAACAACAACCGAACCTGGATTGGACTGTATGATGATCTGAACAGCTGGAAATGGTCTCTGGATGATGATTTGTTCTTCCAGGAAGGAGGGAGAAGCTTTAGAAACTGGTATATACAGAAACCAAGGAACTGGAATGGAGACAGTTTGTGCGTATATTTATCAGGTTATTCTGGAGTATGGTATGAAGCCTCTTGTTCTTTGAGACTTCCCTTCCTTTGCTTTGATG GTAGTGTGAATGCCAGTGAAAGATATGTCCTGGTTTATCAGAACCTGAACTGGACTGAAGCTCAGAGATACTGCAGAGAGAATTACACAGACCTGATCAGTGTGAGGAACGAGACTGAGAACCAGATGATAAGATCATTATTacctaatatttattattactatgatGGTTTTTGGATTGGCCTGTACAGAACCAGGTCTTGGTCAGATAAAAGCAACTCTTCATTCACCAACTGGAATCCTGGACAACCAGATAATTATGCACAGAATGAATCCTGTACTGCCGTGTCATTTAATagtgataattattattattattattattattattacccttATCTGTATTATGGGAAATGGACAGATGAAAACTGCGGTCAAGCTTTTCCGTTCCTCTGTTACAGCA CAACATTATCATCATCCTCTCGTCAGTATcactttattaatgagaatatGACCTGGACTGAAGCACAGAGATACTGCAGAGAGAATTACACTGACCTGGCTACCATTGATAACATGGAGGAAATGAACACACTCCTTAACACAGTAAATGGCAGCTACTCAGGTTTAGCCTGGATTGGACTGTATGATGATCTGGACAGCTGGAGATGGTCTCTGGATGATGATGCTTTCTaccaagagggagagagagacttcagAGGGTGGGACCAGCAACCTGATAACAACTATGGACAAgaactgtgtgtttatattagaTCTGATGGAACATGGTTTGATGGAAACTGTGACAGATATTTACCTTTTGTTTGCTATGATG GAAAAAATGGAACAGATGATTATAGGTGGATTTTGTCTTACATGCCCTGGAGACAAGCTCAGGATTACTGCAGAGAGCATTACACAGACCTGGCCAGTGTGAGAAACCAAACAGATAATCAAAGAATTCTCAACCTCACCGGTGGCAATGATGCTTGGATTGGTCTATACAGAACCAGACTCTGGTCAGATAAACAGGAATCCACATATGAAAACTGGAGAAGAGACACTTATATACCTGCACAGCCAGACAATGGTGTATATATTCCATGGGAACACGGCAATCAACACTGCACTGCTGTATTATTCAGTGACTCAGGCTACTGGACAGATGAGAACTGCTTCGCCACATTCCCTTTCATCTGCTATAACA AATTCTGCGCAGGATCCTCATGTTTCCTTCATCATTATCACTTTATTAACGAGAATAAAACCTGGACTGAAGCACAGAGATACTGCCGAGAGAATTACACTGACCTGGCCACCATTGATAACATGGAGGAAATGAACACAGTCCTTAACACAATAAATGGCAGCTACTCAGGTTTAGCCTGGATTGGACTGTATGATGATCTGAACAGCTGGAAATGGTCTCTGGATGAAAATTCTTTCTACAAGGACGGAGAGAGAAACTTTAGAAACTGGTATATAAACAAACCAAGGAACTGGGGTGGAAACAGCATGTGTGCATACATGTCAAATTATGATGGGGTATGGCGGGAGGACCCTTGTTCTTCGACATATCCATTCATTTGCTTTGATG GTAGGGTAAATGCCACTGAAAGATATGTCCTGGTTACTCAGTCCATGAACTGGACTGAAGCTCAGAGCTACTGCAGAGAGCATCACACAGACCTGCTCAGTGTGAGGAACGAGACTGAGAACCAGAAGATCAGATCAATATtatcaaaaatgtttaattcatattattattattattattattattattattattattattattactactactactactacgctCCTCTATGGATTGGCCTGTACAGAACCAGGTCTTGGTCAGATAAAAGCAACTCTTCATTCAGCAACTGGAAACCTGGACAACCAGATAATTATGCACAGAATGAATCCTGTACTGCCGTGTCATTTAATGATTCTGGGGAATGGACAGATGAAAACTGCAGTCGAGCTTTTCCATTCCTCTGTTACAGCA TAATGACATCAACTTCTCGTCAGTATCACTTTATTAGTGAGAATATGACCTGGACTGAAGCACAGAGATACTGCCGAGAGAATTACACTGACCTGGCCACCATTGATAACATGGAGGAAATGAACACACTCCTTAACACAGTAAATGGCAGCTACTCAGGTTTAGCCTGGATTGGACTGTATGATGATCTGGACAGCTGGAGATGGTCTCTGGATGATGATGCTTTCTaccaggagggagagagagacttcagAGAATGGTACCATCAACCTGATAACTACTTTGGACGAGAACTGTGTGTTTCCATGAACTACAGAGGGGAGTGGTTTGACAGGCCTTGTACTGACAGAAAGTCATTTGTGTGCTATAACG ACACAAGCAACACATATGTGTGGATTTATAACGCAATGACTTGGGAAGAAGCTCAAAGTTTCTGTAGAGCAAATCACACAGACCTGGCCAGTGTGAGGAATGAGACTGAACTTCAGCAAATACTGAACAAGATCAGCTATTTCTATAGTGAGGTATGGATAGGTCTGTATAGGAACCGATTATGGTCAGATCAGAGCAACTCGACTTTTACATATTGGAGACCAGTGATTCCAGCACTCACACCAGAGCCTGATAACGGTGTGTATTCACCTGGACAATATGGAAATCAACACTGCACTGCTGTGGATCATTCCGGCCGATGGACAGATGAAAACTGTTTCACCAGTTTCCCTTTCATCTGCTACACTG CATTCACTCCAG GTGTTGTGACAGGATTGCAGATGAAAGTCAAAGCTGAGGAAAGTCTGTTATACTCTGAGATTGAAAGAATTGTGTTGATGGAA CTTCAACAAGAATCTGTCAGACTGGGACTTTCAAGCAACTTCTCTGTGAATGCGATAAAAATCCGTAAGATCAGTCCATGA
- the LOC128622520 gene encoding macrophage mannose receptor 1-like: MLQLLLLFGFFSLGVCLPRQYYFINENKTWAEAQRYCRENYDDLAIINNTEEEQALTNIINIWNNNRTWIGLYDDLNSWKWSLDDDSFYQEGERSFRNWYIQKTRNWNGDSLYVYLLGYSGVWYEVSCSLKLPFICFDGSVNASERFVLVNQNLNWTEAQRYCRENYTDLTSVRNETENQMIRSLLPNINYYYDGFWIGLYRTRSWSDKSNSSFTNWNPGQPDNYAQNESCTAVSFYSDNYYYYYNDYYYYYLYYGKWTDENCGQAFPFLCHSTTLSSSSHQYHFINENMTWTEAQRYCRENYTDLATIDNMEEMNTLLNTVNGSYSGLAWIGLYDDLDSWKWSLDGDAFYQEGERDFRGWYHQPDNSYGQELCVYISSDGTWFDGNCDRHSPFVCYDGKNGTEEYRWILSSMPWRQAQEYCREHYTDLASVRNQTDNQRILNLTGGTVSWIGLYRTRLWSDKQESTYENWRTDTYIPAQPDNGVYTPGEYSNQHCTAVLFSDSGYWTDENCFATFPFICYNKFCTGSSCSLHHYHFVNENKTWTEAQRYCRENYTDLATINNMEEMNTLLNTVTGTYSGLAWIGLYDDLNSWRWSLDENSFYNDGERNFRNWYINKLRNWGGNSMCVYTSSYYWVWWEAPCSLTLPFICFDGRVNASERYVLVNQYVNWTEAQSYCREHYTDLLSVRNETENQRIRSMLSKKIHTYYFEYYSDYYYHNYFYVPLWIGLYRTRSWSDKTNSSFSNWKPGQPDNYAQNESCTAVSFNDSGEWTDENCGRAFPFLCYSIITSTSRQYHFVNENKTWTEAQTYCRENYTDLATINNMEEMNTIFNTVNGSYSGLAWIGLYDDLDSWRWSLDDDSFYQEGERDFRGWDQQPDNYNGQELCVSMNNRGEWFDRPCTDRQSFVCYNDTSNTYVWSYHTFMTWEEAQSFCRANHTDLASVRNETELQQIVNKNSYGYSEVWIGLYRTRLWSDQSNSTFTYWRPEIPALPPEPDNGVYSPGQYGNQHCTAVDHSGRWTDENCFTSFPFICYTAFTPGVVTGLQMKVKAEESLLYSEIERIVLMELQQESVRLGLSRNFSVNAIKIRKISP; the protein is encoded by the exons ATGCTTCAACTGTTGCTACTCTTTG GGTTTTTCAGCCTCGGTGTCTGTCTCCCTCGTCAGTATTACTTCATTAATGAGAATAAGACCTGGGCTGAAGCACAGAGATACTGCAGAGAGAATTATGATGATTTAGCCATTATTAATAACACTGAAGAGGAACAGGCCCTTACTAACATAATAAACATCTGGAACAACAACCGAACCTGGATTGGACTGTATGATGATCTGAACAGCTGGAAATGGTCTCTGGATGATGATTCTTTTTAccaagaaggagagagaagctTTAGAAACTGGTATATACAGAAAACAAGGAACTGGAATGGAGAcagtttgtatgtatatttattggGTTATTCTGGAGTATGGTATGAGGTCTCTTGTTCTTTGAAACTTccattcatttgttttgatG GTAGTGTGAATGCCAGTGAAAGATTTGTCCTGGTTAATCAGAACCTGAACTGGACTGAAGCTCAGAGATACTGCAGAGAGAATTACACAGACCTGACCAGTGTGAGGAACGAGACTGAGAACCAGATGATAAGATCATTACTACctaatattaattattactatGATGGTTTTTGGATTGGCCTGTACAGAACCAGGTCTTGGTCAGATAAAAGCAACTCTTCATTCACCAACTGGAATCCTGGACAACCAGATAATTATGCACAGAATGAATCCTGTACTGCCGTGTCATTTTATagtgataattattattattattataatgattattattattattatctgtattATGGGAAATGGACAGATGAAAACTGCGGTCAAGCTTTTCCGTTCCTCTGTCACAGCA CAACATTatcatcatcctctcatcagtatcactttattaatgagaatatGACCTGGACTGAAGCACAGAGATACTGCAGAGAGAATTACACTGACCTGGCTACCATTGATAACATGGAGGAAATGAATACACTCCTTAACACAGTAAATGGCAGCTACTCAGGTTTAGCCTGGATTGGACTGTATGATGATCTGGACAGCTGGAAATGGTCTCTGGATGGTGATGCTTTCTaccaggagggagagagagacttcagAGGATGGTACCATCAACCTGATAACTCCTATGGACAAgaactgtgtgtttatattagtTCTGATGGAACATGGTTTGATGGAAACTGTGACAGACATTCACCTTTTGTTTGCTATGATG GAAAAAATGGAACAGAAGAATATAGATGGATTTTGTCTTCCATGCCCTGGAGACAAGCTCAGGAATACTGCAGAGAGCATTACACAGACCTGGCCAGTGTGAGAAACCAAACAGATAATCAAAGAATCCTCAACCTCACCGGTGGCACTGTTTCTTGGATTGGTCTATACAGAACCAGACTCTGGTCAGATAAACAGGAATCCACATATGAAAACTGGAGAACAGACACTTATATACCTGCACAGCCAGACAATGGTGTATATACTCCAGGGGAATACAGTAATCAGCACTGCACTGCTGTATTATTCAGTGACTCAGGCTACTGGACAGATGAGAACTGCTTCGCCACATTCCCTTTTATCTGCTATAACA AATTCTGCACAGGATCCTCATGTTCCCTCCATCATTATCACTTTGTTAATGAGAATAAAACCTGGACTGAAGCACAGAGATACTGCCGAGAGAATTACACTGACCTGGCTACCATTAATAACATGGAGGAAATGAACACACTCCTTAACACAGTAACTGGCACCTACTCTGGTTTAGCCTGGATTGGACTGTATGATGATCTGAACAGTTGGAGATGGTCACTGGATGAAAATTCTTTCTACAACGACGGAGAGAGAAACTTTAGAAACTGGTACATAAACAAACTAAGGAATTGGGGTGGAAACAGCATGTGTGTATACACGTCAAGTTATTACTGGGTATGGTGGGAGGCCCCTTGTTCTTTGACACTTCCATTCATTTGCTTTGATG GTAGGGTAAATGCCAGTGAAAGATATGTCCTGGTTAATCAGTACGTGAACTGGACTGAAGCTCAGAGCTACTGCAGAGAACATTACACAGACCTGCTCAGTGTGAGGAACGAGACTGAGAACCAGAGGATCAGATCAATGTtgtcaaaaaaaattcatacatattattttgaatattattctgattattattatcataattatttttatgttcCTCTATGGATTGGCCTGTATAGAACCAGGTCTTGGTCAGATAAAACAAACTCCTCATTCAGCAACTGGAAACCTGGACAACCAGATAATTATGCACAGAATGAATCCTGTACTGCCGTGTCATTTAATGATTCTGGGGAATGGACAGATGAAAACTGCGGTCGAGCTTTTCCATTCCTCTGTTACAGCA TAATAACATCAACGTCTCGTCAGTATCACTTTGTTAATGAGAATAAAACCTGGACTGAAGCACAGACATACTGCCGTGAGAATTACACTGACCTGGCCACCATTAATAACATGGAGGAAATGAACACAATCTTTAACACAGTAAATGGCAGCTACTCAGGTTTAGCCTGGATTGGACTGTATGATGATCTGGACAGCTGGAGATGGTCTCTGGATGATGATTCTTTCTaccaggagggagagagagacttcagAGGGTGGGACCAGCAACCTGATAACTACAATGGACAAGAACTGTGTGTTTCCATGAACAACAGAGGGGAGTGGTTTGACAGGCCTTGTACTGACAGACAGTCATTTGTTTGCTATAACG ACACAAGCAACACATATGTGTGGAGTTATCACACATTTATGACTTGGGAAGAAGCTCAAAGTTTCTGTAGAGCAAATCACACAGACCTGGCCAGTGTGAGGAATGAGACTGAACTTCAGCAAATAGTGAACAAGAACAGCTATGGATATAGTGAGGTATGGATAGGTCTGTATAGGACCCGATTATGGTCAGATCAGAGCAACTCGACTTTTACATATTGGAGACCAGAGATTCCAGCACTTCCACCAGAGCCTGATAACGGTGTGTATTCACCTGGACAATATGGAAATCAACACTGCACAGCTGTGGATCATTCCGGCCGATGGACAGATGAAAACTGTTTCACCAGTTTCCCTTTCATCTGCTACACTG CATTCACTCCAG GTGTTGTGACAGGATTGCAGATGAAAGTCAAAGCTGAGGAAAGTCTGTTATACTCTGAGATTGAAAGAATTGTGTTGATGGAA CTTCAACAAGAATCTGTCAGACTGGGACTTTCAAGAAACTTCTCTGTGAATGCGATAAAAATCCGTAAGATCAGTCCATGA
- the LOC128622519 gene encoding C-type mannose receptor 2-like gives MLQLLLVFGFFSLGVCLPRQYHFINENKTWAEAQRYCRENYDDLASINNTEEELALTNIINIWNNNRTWIGLYDDLNSWKWSLDDDSFFQEGGRSFRNWYIQKPTNWNGNSLCVYLSGYSGVWYEASCSLTLPFLCFDGSVNASERYVLVNQNLNWTEAQSYCRKNYTDLISVRNETENQMIRSLLTNMNNYYGSLWIGLYRTRSWSDKSNSSFTNWNPGQPDNYALNESCTAVSFNRHNYYYYNYYYHYRYYGKWTDEHCGQAFPFLCHSTTLSSSSHQYHFINENKTWTEAQRYCRENYTDLATIDNMEEMNTLLNTVNGSYSGLAWIGLYDDLDSWRWSLDDDAFYQEGERDFRGWDQQPDNNYGRELCVYISSDGTWFDGDCDRYLPFVCYDGKNGTDDYRWILSYMPWRQAQDYCREHYTDLASVRNQTDNQRILNLTGGNDAWIGLYRTRLWSDKQESTYENWRTYTPYIPAQPDNGVYTPWKHGNQHCTAVLFSDSGYWTDENCFTTFPFICYNKFCTGSSCSLHHYHFVNENKTWTEAQRYCRENYTDLATIDNMEEMNTVLNTVTDSYSGLAWIGLYDDLNSWKWSLDENSFYKDGERSFRNWYINKPRNWGGNSMCVYMSNYDGVWRETSCSGTYPFICFDGRVNASESYVLVNQSMNWTEAQSYCREHYTDLPSVRNETENQKIRSTLSKFFYPYYYYDYYYDYYYYYYDYYYYYYDYYYYYDYYYYDYYYYYYAPLWIGLYRTRSWSDKSNSSFSNWKPGQPDNYALNESCTAVSFNDSGKWTDENCGRAFPFLCYSIMTSTSHQYHFVYENKTWTEAQRYCRENYTDLATVDNMEEMNTLLNTVNGSYSGLAWIGLYDDLDSWRWSLDDDSFYQEGERDFRGWDQQPDNDNGQELCVSMISTGEWFDRPCTDRKSIVCYNDTTNTYVWIYTWMTWEEAQSFCRANHTDLASVRNETELQQILNMDIYGYREVWIGLYRNRLWSDQSSSTFTYWRPAIPALTAEPDNGVNSPGQYRNQHCTAVDHSGQWTDENCFTSFPFICYTAFTPGVVTGLQMKVKAEESLLYSEIERIVLMELQQESIRLGLSRNFSVNAIKIRKISP, from the exons ATGCTTCAACTGTTGCTAGTCTTTG GGTTTTTCAGCCTCGGTGTCTGTCTCCCTCGTCAGTATCACTTCATTAATGAGAATAAGACCTGGGCTGAAGCACAGAGATACTGCAGAGAGAATTATGATGATTTAGCCAGTATTAATAACACTGAAGAGGAACTGGCTCTTACTAACATAATAAACATCTGGAACAACAACCGAACCTGGATTGGACTGTATGATGATCTGAACAGCTGGAAATGGTCTCTGGATGATGATTCTTTCTTCCAGGAAGGAGGGAGAAGCTTTAGAAACTGGTATATACAGAAACCAACCAACTGGAATGGAAacagtttgtgtgtatatttatcgGGTTATTCTGGAGTATGGTATGAAGCCTCTTGTTCTTTGACACTTCCCTTCCTTTGCTTTGATG GTAGTGTGAATGCCAGTGAAAGATATGTCCTGGTTAATCAGAACCTGAACTGGACTGAAGCTCAGAGCTACTGCAGAAAGAATTACACAGACCTGATCAGTGTGAGGAACGAGACTGAGAACCAGATGATAAGATCATTATTAACTAATATGAATAATTACTATGGTTCCTTGTGGATTGGTCTGTACAGAACCAGGTCTTGGTCAGATAAAAGCAACTCTTCATTCACCAACTGGAATCCTGGACAACCAGATAATTATGCACTGAATGAATCCTGTACTGCCGTGTCATTTAATagacataattattattattacaattattattaccattatcgGTATTATGGGAAATGGACAGATGAACACTGCGGTCAAGCTTTTCCGTTCCTCTGTCACAGCA CAACATTatcatcatcctctcatcagtatcactttattaatgagaataaaACCTGGACTGAAGCACAGCGATACTGCCGAGAGAATTACACTGACCTGGCCACCATTGATAACATGGAGGAAATGAACACACTCCTTAACACAGTAAATGGCAGCTACTCAGGTTTAGCCTGGATTGGACTGTATGATGATCTGGACAGCTGGAGATGGTCTCTGGATGATGATGCTTTCTaccaggagggagagagagacttcagAGGGTGGGACCAGCAACCCGATAACAACTATGGACGAgaactgtgtgtttatattagtTCTGATGGAACATGGTTTGATGGAGACTGTGACAGATATTTACCTTTTGTGTGCTATGATG GAAAAAATGGAACAGATGATTATAGGTGGATTTTGTCTTACATGCCCTGGAGACAAGCTCAGGATTACTGCAGAGAGCATTACACAGACCTGGCCAGTGTGAGAAACCAAACAGATAATCAAAGAATCCTCAACCTCACCGGTGGCAATGATGCTTGGATTGGTCTATACAGAACCAGACTCTGGTCAGATAAACAGGAATCCACATATGAAAACTGGAGAACATACACCCCGTATATACCTGCACAGCCAGATAATGGTGTATACACTCCATGGAAACACGGCAATCAACACTGCACTGCTGTATTATTCAGTGACTCAGGCTACTGGACAGATGAGAACTGCTTCACCACATTCCCTTTTATCTGCTATAACA AATTCTGCACAGGATCCTCATGTTCCCTTCATCATTATCACTTTGTTAATGAGAATAAAACCTGGACTGAAGCACAGAGATACTGCCGAGAGAATTACACTGACCTGGCTACCATTGATAACATGGAGGAAATGAACACAGTCCTTAACACAGTAACTGACTCCTACTCTGGTTTAGCCTGGATTGGACTGTATGATGATCTGAACAGCTGGAAATGGTCTCTGGATGAAAATTCTTTCTACaaggatggagagagaagcTTTAGAAACTGGTATATAAACAAACCAAGGAACTGGGGTGGAAACagcatgtgtgtatacatgtcaAATTATGATGGGGTATGGCGGGAGACCTCTTGTTCTGGGACATATCCGTTCATTTGCTTTGATG GTAGGGTAAATGCCAGTGAAAGTTATGTCCTGGTTAATCAGTCCATGAACTGGACTGAAGCTCAGAGCTACTGCAGAGAGCATTACACAGACCTCCCCAGTGTGAGGAACGAGACTGAGAACCAGAAGATCAGATCAACATTATCAAAATTTTTTtatccatattattattatgattattattatgattattattattattattatgattattattattattattatgattattattattattatgactattattattatgattattattattattattacgctCCTCTATGGATTGGCCTGTACAGAACCAGGTCTTGGTCAGATAAAAGCAACTCTTCATTCAGCAACTGGAAACCTGGACAACCAGATAATTATGCACTGAATGAATCCTGTACTGCCGTGTCATTTAATGATTCTGGGAAATGGACAGATGAAAACTGCGGTCGAGCTTTTCCATTCCTCTGTTACAGCA TAATGACATCAACTTCTCATCAGTATCACTTTGTTTATGAGAATAAGACCTGGACTGAAGCACAGAGATACTGCCGTGAGAATTACACTGACCTGGCTACTGTTGATAACATGGAGGAAATGAACACACTCCTTAACACAGTAAATGGCAGCTACTCAGGTTTAGCCTGGATTGGACTGTATGATGATCTGGACAGCTGGAGATGGTCTCTGGATGATGATTCTTTCTaccaggagggagagagagacttcagAGGGTGGGACCAGCAACCTGATAATGACAATGGACAAGAGCTGTGTGTTTCCATGATATCAACTGGGGAATGGTTTGACAGGCCTTGTACTGACAGAAAGTCAATTGTTTGCTATAACG ACACAACCAACACATATGTGTGGATTTATACTTGGATGACTTGGGAAGAAGCTCAAAGTTTCTGTAGAGCAAATCACACAGACCTGGCCAGTGTGAGGAATGAGACTGAACTTCAGCAAATACTGAACATGGACATCTATGGATATCGTGAGGTATGGATAGGTCTGTATAGGAACCGATTATGGTCAGATCAGAGCAGCTCAACTTTTACATATTGGAGACCAGCGATTCCAGCACTCACAGCAGAGCCTGATAACGGTGTTAATTCACCTGGACAATATAGAAATCAACACTGCACAGCTGTGGATCATTCCGGCCAATGGACAGATGAAAACTGTTTCACCAGTTTCCCTTTCATCTGCTACACTG CATTCACTCCAG GTGTTGTGACAGGATTGCAGATGAAAGTCAAAGCTGAGGAAAGTCTGTTATACTCTGAGATTGAAAGAATTGTGTTGATGGAA CTTCAACAAGAATCGATCAGACTGGGACTTTCAAGAAACTTCTCTGTGAATGCGATAAAAATCCGTAAGATCAGTCCATGA